Proteins from a genomic interval of Schaalia odontolytica:
- a CDS encoding aspartate:alanine exchanger family transporter: MQQVFEILSQQPVLFLFLLIGIGMAFGHLKIKGISLGAAAVLFFAIVTAAWAQSYGIELRVTPQLGTLGLTLFTFAIGINSGASFFHNFKTAIGPILTMVAFYGIAATAGLYIGKAMGMDVPLIAGTFAGAVTNTPALAAAGEASGDPARATVGYSIAYLFGVIGMLVASMAALHYGRNDKDTPSPLANRTIRVERDDHPFVGDIYEKLGEKVSFSRLRRGESGPITRPAMSDTLDPGDLVTVVGPRELVARAATELGHASSHSLMQDRSYLDFRRVTISNPKIAGRTVASLALAKDYSATISRVRRGDVDMVAEPGLVLQQGDRVRVVAPTSKMKEITKFFGDSTRGLTDLNPIALGLGMAIGIAIGELPILTPSGEYFSIGSAAGTLIVGLIFGRIGRIGPIATALPFTTCQVLAEVGLLIFLAQAGAKAGGQILEAFTSGDWIRIFALGAIMTLIMAIGLYATMRWVFKMGGTKLAGLLGGAQTQPAVLAFANGRTNADPRVALGYALVYPVAMVGKIVVAQILGGM; the protein is encoded by the coding sequence GTGCAACAGGTCTTCGAGATCTTGAGCCAACAGCCCGTGCTGTTCCTCTTCCTGTTGATCGGGATCGGAATGGCTTTCGGGCACCTGAAGATCAAGGGCATCAGCCTCGGCGCCGCCGCGGTCTTGTTCTTCGCCATCGTCACGGCCGCCTGGGCTCAGTCCTACGGAATCGAACTGAGGGTCACACCGCAACTGGGCACCCTCGGCCTGACTCTCTTCACGTTTGCCATCGGCATCAACTCGGGTGCTTCCTTCTTCCACAATTTCAAGACCGCCATCGGTCCGATCCTCACGATGGTGGCGTTCTACGGCATAGCCGCCACCGCGGGTCTGTACATCGGCAAGGCGATGGGGATGGACGTTCCACTGATCGCCGGCACGTTCGCCGGCGCGGTGACGAACACCCCCGCGCTGGCGGCGGCGGGCGAGGCCAGCGGAGACCCCGCGCGTGCCACCGTCGGCTACTCGATTGCTTACCTCTTCGGTGTCATTGGAATGCTGGTCGCGTCGATGGCTGCCCTGCACTACGGGCGCAACGACAAGGACACGCCGTCTCCTCTGGCCAATCGGACGATCAGGGTCGAGCGCGACGATCATCCTTTCGTGGGCGACATCTACGAAAAGCTCGGCGAGAAGGTGTCCTTCTCGCGCCTGCGTCGAGGCGAAAGCGGCCCCATCACACGACCGGCGATGTCCGACACGCTTGACCCCGGAGACCTGGTGACGGTGGTGGGGCCGCGCGAGCTCGTTGCCCGCGCAGCCACCGAGCTGGGGCACGCATCCTCTCACTCGCTCATGCAGGACCGCTCCTACCTCGACTTCCGGCGCGTGACGATCTCCAATCCGAAGATCGCGGGGCGAACGGTCGCATCGCTTGCCCTCGCCAAGGATTATTCGGCGACAATTTCGCGCGTGCGCCGCGGCGACGTCGACATGGTCGCCGAACCGGGTCTGGTCCTGCAGCAGGGTGACCGTGTCCGCGTCGTCGCTCCAACATCGAAGATGAAGGAGATCACCAAGTTCTTCGGCGACTCGACTCGAGGCCTCACTGACCTGAACCCCATCGCGTTGGGCCTGGGAATGGCCATCGGCATCGCCATCGGTGAGCTGCCGATCCTCACCCCGTCGGGCGAGTACTTCTCCATCGGCTCGGCCGCCGGCACCCTCATCGTTGGCCTCATCTTTGGACGAATCGGGCGCATCGGTCCCATCGCGACGGCGCTGCCGTTCACGACCTGCCAGGTGCTCGCCGAGGTTGGGCTCCTGATCTTCCTCGCGCAGGCTGGCGCCAAGGCGGGTGGCCAGATCCTTGAGGCATTCACGTCCGGCGACTGGATCCGTATCTTTGCATTGGGCGCGATCATGACGCTGATCATGGCGATCGGCCTGTACGCCACCATGCGGTGGGTGTTCAAGATGGGCGGCACGAAGCTCGCAGGCCTTCTGGGCGGCGCCCAGACACAGCCCGCCGTGCTGGCATTCGCCAATGGCCGCACCAACGCCGATCCCCGCGTGGCGCTCGGGTACGCCCTCGTGTACCCGGTCGCTATGGTCGGAAAGATTGTCGTCGCTCAGATCCTCGGCGGCATGTGA
- a CDS encoding threonine/serine exporter family protein, with protein sequence MAAHDRLAHQSQVVLRLGQMLLSFGASAYRVKKSMADVARAVGISEHRAQVTYTEIVATAYANGTFRTELAEQRLMGVNADKIDRINNYVASLRGKSVRVEDVSEELDKIARVPGLYDWFSNALASGLACAAFAFLNGGGWVECSAVAVASFFGQALRRQMLVRHMNHFGVWMACGALAAMIYILLVAPAQHFLGLESTHQAGFISALLFLVPGFPLVTGLIDLVRQDFQGGVGRLVYVVMLVMSAGVAVWAISAIFGWSVTPEYGVALVPWLHYILRFATSFVAAYGFAMLFNSPHRVCFAAAMIGAVINTARIGLALELHVPVPAAVGLAALAAGLLAVFVARKTRFSRVTLSVPAVVIMIPGVPLYRALTYLNNAQIDDAIAALVTVMFTIVAIGMGLALSRMLTDKNWLVEKQDRVPNLWEYEEENA encoded by the coding sequence ATGGCGGCCCACGATCGCCTTGCCCATCAGTCGCAGGTTGTTCTTCGCCTCGGACAGATGCTCCTGTCTTTTGGAGCCAGCGCCTACCGTGTGAAGAAGTCGATGGCGGACGTCGCCAGGGCCGTCGGAATCTCCGAGCACCGCGCCCAGGTGACGTACACGGAGATTGTGGCCACCGCGTACGCCAACGGGACGTTCCGCACGGAGCTGGCCGAGCAACGACTCATGGGCGTGAACGCGGACAAGATCGACCGCATCAACAACTACGTTGCCTCCTTGAGGGGCAAGTCCGTGCGGGTCGAGGACGTCTCGGAAGAGCTCGACAAGATTGCGCGCGTGCCTGGACTGTACGACTGGTTTTCCAACGCGCTTGCTTCGGGCCTCGCCTGTGCGGCCTTCGCGTTTCTCAACGGCGGCGGATGGGTTGAGTGCTCCGCCGTGGCGGTCGCTTCCTTCTTCGGCCAGGCGCTGCGCCGTCAGATGCTCGTGCGACACATGAATCACTTCGGTGTGTGGATGGCCTGCGGGGCCCTCGCGGCGATGATCTACATCCTGCTCGTTGCACCCGCCCAGCACTTCCTGGGTCTGGAGAGCACCCACCAGGCGGGCTTCATTTCCGCGCTGCTGTTCCTCGTTCCCGGCTTTCCTCTCGTCACGGGGCTCATCGATCTCGTGCGGCAGGACTTCCAGGGCGGAGTCGGTCGGCTCGTCTATGTCGTCATGCTCGTCATGTCCGCGGGAGTCGCCGTATGGGCGATCTCTGCGATCTTTGGTTGGTCGGTCACCCCTGAGTACGGCGTGGCCCTGGTGCCCTGGCTCCACTATATTCTGAGGTTTGCGACGAGCTTCGTCGCGGCGTACGGTTTCGCGATGCTCTTCAACTCGCCACACCGGGTGTGCTTCGCGGCCGCAATGATTGGCGCCGTCATCAACACCGCGCGCATCGGCCTCGCCCTCGAGCTGCACGTTCCCGTTCCCGCGGCTGTCGGACTGGCGGCGCTCGCCGCGGGGCTGCTCGCGGTTTTCGTCGCGCGCAAGACGCGGTTCTCCCGCGTGACCCTTTCTGTTCCCGCCGTTGTCATCATGATCCCCGGAGTGCCGCTGTATCGGGCACTCACTTACCTCAACAACGCGCAGATTGACGACGCGATCGCTGCGCTCGTGACGGTCATGTTTACGATCGTCGCCATCGGAATGGGCCTGGCACTCTCGCGCATGCTCACCGATAAGAACTGGCTCGTTGAAAAGCAGGACCGAGTCCCCAACCTATGGGAATACGAGGAGGAGAACGCATGA
- a CDS encoding NAD-dependent malic enzyme yields the protein MRTSPSYTASYRIEVDEKTTSIASIVDVVSATGAEIKGLDVADSDRGRIIIDLTCDMRDSEHRREVRDAINTLPGVSSESVADQTFMSHIGGKVEIHSKVPLRNRDDLSRAYTPGVARVCTAIHDMPQKAHLLTMKANTVAVVSDGTAVLGLGDIGPEAALPVMEGKAVLFKEFGGVDAWPVVLDTKDTEEIISIVKAIAPAYGGINLEDISAPRCFEIEERLRAELDIPVFHDDQHGTAIVVLSALINALKLVGKKIEDVRIVVSGVGAAGNAIIRLLLAQGARDIIGCGRNGALSGDDTDGMHPSRRALAEATNPRHVHGSLKEVLAGADVFIGVSSGNILEPADIATMAPDAVVFALANPTPEVDPIGAGKHAAVVATGRSDYPNQINNVLAFPGLFRGLLDAKVKEITTEVLRVAAVAIASVISDDELSPSYIIPGAFDKRVAPAVSKAVRRAVRDLPTVDIPVQPDMDVN from the coding sequence ATGCGCACTTCGCCGTCGTACACCGCCTCCTACCGCATCGAGGTGGACGAGAAGACGACATCCATCGCCTCGATCGTTGACGTGGTTTCCGCAACCGGAGCGGAGATCAAGGGCCTGGATGTGGCCGACTCGGACCGCGGGCGCATCATCATCGATCTCACGTGCGACATGCGCGATTCCGAGCACCGCCGCGAGGTCCGCGACGCAATCAACACCCTGCCGGGCGTCAGCTCCGAGTCCGTGGCAGACCAGACGTTCATGAGTCACATCGGGGGGAAGGTTGAGATTCACTCGAAGGTGCCGCTGCGCAACCGAGACGACCTGTCGCGCGCCTACACGCCGGGCGTGGCGCGCGTGTGCACCGCGATCCACGACATGCCCCAGAAGGCGCACCTGCTGACCATGAAGGCCAACACGGTCGCGGTTGTCTCCGACGGAACCGCCGTCCTCGGCCTGGGAGACATCGGACCGGAGGCCGCCCTGCCCGTCATGGAAGGCAAGGCGGTCCTCTTCAAGGAGTTCGGAGGCGTGGACGCCTGGCCTGTCGTCCTGGACACGAAGGACACCGAGGAGATCATCTCTATCGTCAAGGCCATCGCCCCGGCCTACGGCGGCATCAACCTTGAGGACATCTCCGCACCCCGCTGTTTCGAAATTGAGGAGCGCCTGCGCGCCGAGCTCGACATCCCCGTCTTCCACGACGACCAGCACGGGACGGCAATCGTCGTGCTCTCGGCGCTCATCAACGCGCTCAAGCTTGTGGGCAAGAAGATCGAAGACGTGCGCATCGTCGTCTCTGGGGTGGGAGCCGCCGGCAACGCTATCATCCGGCTTCTCCTTGCTCAGGGCGCGCGCGACATCATCGGGTGCGGACGCAACGGCGCGCTGTCGGGCGACGACACCGACGGCATGCATCCGTCGCGTCGCGCACTGGCCGAGGCGACGAACCCCCGGCACGTCCACGGCTCCCTCAAGGAGGTCCTGGCGGGCGCGGACGTGTTCATCGGCGTGTCCTCGGGCAACATCCTGGAACCCGCAGACATTGCGACAATGGCGCCGGACGCGGTCGTGTTTGCGCTAGCGAATCCCACCCCCGAGGTCGATCCGATTGGCGCGGGCAAGCACGCCGCCGTCGTTGCCACCGGGCGCAGCGACTACCCGAACCAGATCAACAACGTCCTGGCCTTCCCCGGCCTCTTCCGCGGTCTCCTCGACGCCAAGGTCAAGGAGATCACGACGGAGGTCCTGCGCGTCGCCGCCGTGGCGATCGCCTCCGTCATCTCCGACGACGAACTGTCGCCGTCGTACATCATTCCCGGTGCCTTCGACAAGCGCGTTGCCCCTGCCGTGTCCAAGGCCGTTCGTCGCGCCGTGCGCGACCTGCCCACCGTCGACATCCCGGTGCAGCCCGACATGGATGTGAACTGA
- the gatB gene encoding Asp-tRNA(Asn)/Glu-tRNA(Gln) amidotransferase subunit GatB, producing the protein MSELMDYDEAARRFDPVLGIEVHVELGTATKMFDAAPNAFGGDPNTYVTPVSLGLPGSLPVVNRKAVEYAIKIGLALNCEIAQYCRFARKNYFYPDLTKAFQTSQSDEPIAHDGYVDVELEDGTMFRVDIERAHMEEDAGKNTHIGGADGRIQGADHSLVDYNRAGVPLVEIVTRPIEGAGERAPEVAAAYVQALRDIFRALDVSEARMERGNVRADINVSLRPTPDSPLGTRTETKNVNSFRGIASAVRYEMQRQAKILSEGGHILQETRHYHEDDGSTSSGREKSDSEDYRYFPEPDLVPIRPDRAWVEELRASLPELPVAKRRRLRAEWGYADMEMRDVINAGALELIEATVGAGCDPASARKWWMGEISRRAKEREVSLDEAGVSPEQVAQLQGLIDSGRINDKLARQALEGVLAGEGDPAQVVEARGLEVVSDDGALTAAVQEALDANPDIVEKIKGGKVQAAGALVGAVMKATRGQADAARVRELIMEMVGA; encoded by the coding sequence ATGAGTGAGCTCATGGATTACGACGAGGCCGCCCGCCGCTTCGACCCGGTTCTCGGCATCGAGGTGCACGTCGAGCTGGGAACGGCGACCAAGATGTTCGATGCTGCCCCCAACGCCTTCGGCGGTGACCCGAATACGTACGTGACCCCCGTGTCGCTGGGCCTGCCCGGCTCGCTGCCCGTCGTGAACCGCAAGGCCGTCGAGTATGCCATCAAGATCGGCCTGGCGCTGAACTGCGAGATCGCGCAGTACTGTCGCTTCGCGCGCAAGAACTACTTCTACCCGGACCTGACGAAGGCCTTTCAGACCTCCCAGTCGGATGAGCCGATCGCTCACGATGGCTACGTGGACGTCGAACTGGAGGACGGCACCATGTTCCGCGTCGACATCGAGCGCGCACACATGGAGGAGGACGCGGGCAAGAACACGCACATCGGCGGCGCGGACGGGCGTATTCAGGGCGCGGATCACTCGCTCGTGGACTACAACCGTGCGGGCGTTCCCCTGGTTGAGATCGTCACCCGCCCGATCGAAGGGGCCGGCGAGCGCGCCCCCGAGGTGGCCGCCGCCTACGTGCAGGCCCTGCGCGACATCTTCCGGGCGCTCGACGTGTCCGAGGCTCGCATGGAGCGCGGGAACGTGCGCGCGGATATCAACGTGTCGCTGCGTCCCACGCCCGACTCTCCGCTGGGCACGCGCACGGAGACGAAGAACGTGAACTCCTTCCGCGGGATCGCCTCGGCCGTCCGCTACGAGATGCAGCGGCAGGCCAAGATCCTGTCCGAGGGCGGGCACATCCTGCAGGAGACCCGCCACTACCACGAGGATGACGGCTCCACGTCCTCGGGCCGCGAGAAGTCCGACTCCGAGGACTACCGCTACTTCCCCGAGCCCGACCTGGTGCCGATCCGTCCGGATCGGGCGTGGGTCGAGGAGCTGCGCGCCTCCCTGCCCGAGCTCCCCGTGGCCAAGCGGCGCCGCCTGCGCGCCGAGTGGGGATACGCGGACATGGAGATGCGCGACGTCATCAACGCCGGCGCGCTCGAACTCATCGAGGCCACCGTCGGCGCCGGATGCGATCCCGCCTCCGCGCGCAAGTGGTGGATGGGTGAGATCTCGCGCCGCGCCAAGGAACGCGAGGTCTCCCTGGACGAGGCCGGGGTCAGCCCCGAGCAGGTCGCGCAGCTGCAGGGGCTCATCGATTCGGGTCGCATCAACGACAAGCTGGCGCGTCAGGCCCTCGAAGGGGTCCTCGCGGGTGAAGGTGACCCGGCGCAGGTCGTCGAGGCCCGAGGCCTCGAGGTCGTCTCCGACGACGGTGCACTCACCGCCGCCGTCCAGGAGGCCCTGGACGCCAACCCCGACATCGTTGAGAAGATCAAGGGCGGCAAGGTCCAGGCGGCCGGCGCCCTGGTGGGCGCGGTCATGAAGGCGACTCGCGGGCAGGCTGACGCGGCCCGCGTACGCGAGCTGATCATGGAGATGGTCGGCGCCTGA
- the gatA gene encoding Asp-tRNA(Asn)/Glu-tRNA(Gln) amidotransferase subunit GatA, whose translation MNDLLKKSALELADMLAAGDITSVELTRACLDRIDAIDDRVRAFITVDREGALATAADVDARRAAGEDLHRLAGVPIAIKDNIVTRGLRTTCASKILGDWKPPYDATVTAKIKEAGLPIVGKTNMDEFAMGSSTEHSAFGATKNPWDLERIPGGSGGGSAAAVAAFMVPLALGSDTGGSIRQPAFVTGTVGAKPTYGAVSRFGLVAMASSLDQIGPVTRTVADAAALTELIGGFDPNDSTSLNEPVPALTQAVESVAAQGDMKGLKVGVVKELSGEGYQKDVIDAFNATVEKLREAGAEIVEVSCPHLEYSLGAYYLIMPAEVSSNLARFDGMRYGIRVEPTEGPVTAERVMAATREAGFGDEVKRRIILGTHVLSAGYYDAYYGSAQKVRTLIQRDFDAVFEQVDVLVSPTAPETAFKFGEKTSDPLAMYLYDVATIPANLAGIPGVNVPNAVSSQGLPIGFQVLAPARGDLVMYKVASLVEALSSDVAGQCPAATWEEK comes from the coding sequence ATGAACGACCTGTTGAAGAAGAGCGCCCTCGAACTGGCCGACATGCTCGCCGCCGGGGACATTACCTCGGTCGAGCTGACCCGGGCCTGCCTGGACCGTATCGACGCCATCGACGATCGCGTCCGCGCCTTCATCACCGTCGACCGCGAGGGCGCACTGGCGACCGCCGCCGACGTGGACGCGCGCCGCGCAGCGGGGGAGGACCTGCACCGCCTGGCGGGCGTGCCCATCGCCATCAAAGACAACATCGTGACGCGCGGCCTGCGCACCACCTGCGCCTCGAAGATCCTGGGAGACTGGAAGCCCCCCTACGACGCGACCGTCACCGCCAAGATCAAGGAAGCCGGCCTGCCCATCGTCGGTAAGACCAACATGGACGAGTTCGCCATGGGGTCCTCCACCGAGCACTCCGCCTTCGGCGCGACGAAGAACCCCTGGGACTTAGAGCGCATCCCCGGTGGCTCCGGCGGCGGCTCGGCCGCCGCGGTCGCGGCCTTCATGGTGCCCCTGGCCCTCGGCTCCGACACGGGCGGCTCGATCCGCCAGCCAGCGTTCGTGACCGGAACGGTCGGCGCGAAGCCCACCTACGGTGCGGTGTCGCGCTTCGGCCTGGTGGCCATGGCCTCGTCCCTGGACCAGATCGGCCCCGTCACCCGCACGGTCGCCGACGCCGCCGCCCTCACCGAGCTGATCGGCGGCTTCGACCCCAACGATTCGACCTCCCTGAACGAGCCGGTTCCCGCGCTCACGCAGGCCGTCGAGTCCGTCGCCGCGCAGGGTGACATGAAGGGCCTGAAGGTCGGCGTCGTCAAGGAGCTGAGCGGCGAGGGCTACCAGAAGGACGTCATCGACGCCTTCAACGCCACCGTCGAAAAGCTGCGCGAGGCCGGTGCCGAGATCGTCGAGGTCTCCTGCCCGCACCTGGAATACTCGCTGGGCGCCTACTACCTGATCATGCCCGCCGAGGTCTCCTCGAACCTGGCTCGCTTCGACGGCATGCGCTACGGAATCCGCGTCGAGCCCACCGAGGGGCCCGTCACCGCGGAGCGGGTCATGGCCGCCACCCGCGAGGCGGGATTTGGCGACGAGGTGAAGCGCCGCATCATCCTGGGCACTCACGTGCTGTCCGCCGGATACTACGACGCCTACTACGGCAGCGCCCAGAAGGTGCGCACGCTCATCCAGCGTGACTTCGACGCCGTCTTCGAGCAGGTCGACGTCCTCGTGTCGCCGACGGCACCCGAAACGGCCTTCAAGTTCGGCGAGAAGACCTCCGACCCCCTGGCCATGTACCTCTACGACGTTGCCACGATCCCCGCCAACCTCGCGGGAATCCCCGGCGTGAACGTCCCCAACGCGGTGTCGTCGCAGGGCTTGCCGATCGGATTCCAGGTTCTCGCCCCGGCGCGCGGCGACCTGGTCATGTACAAGGTGGCGTCCCTCGTGGAGGCCCTCAGCTCCGACGTCGCGGGTCAGTGCCCCGCAGCTACCTGGGAGGAAAAGTGA
- the gatC gene encoding Asp-tRNA(Asn)/Glu-tRNA(Gln) amidotransferase subunit GatC, producing MSRISTDEVARVAGLAHIALTDEEITRFAGELDAIADAVSKVSEVATPDVPATSHPIPLTNVWREDEVGPTVDRDEVLAQAPAAQDGMFLVPQILGED from the coding sequence ATGTCACGCATTAGTACTGACGAGGTCGCCCGCGTCGCGGGCCTGGCCCATATCGCATTGACCGACGAGGAAATCACGCGCTTCGCGGGTGAGCTCGACGCGATTGCCGACGCCGTTTCCAAGGTGTCGGAGGTCGCGACCCCCGACGTGCCCGCCACCTCACACCCGATCCCGCTCACCAACGTGTGGCGCGAGGATGAAGTGGGGCCGACCGTGGACCGAGACGAGGTGCTCGCGCAGGCGCCCGCCGCGCAGGACGGCATGTTCCTAGTGCCGCAGATCCTGGGGGAGGACTGA
- a CDS encoding phospholipase D-like domain-containing protein, whose protein sequence is MAFSQRRQLTRQTWSILKKVGIAVAAAQAAAIVTVHAIDRMRTARIPGGVHGFPALPPADTRIGQTVARTYTEGTSLYEDMLEAIAGAQHHIYFETFIWRSDRWGQRFKDALIDAAARGVEVFCVWDGFGVLNQDRAFYRFPRMRHLHVRRFPTLRSGLFTLNIRRTGQDHRKILVVDGEVGFVGGYNIGDPFANEWRDTHVRISGEAVWELENGFVDFWNHFRPATCPALPDQGARAWSAEVTAHFNLPHNLLYPIRGMYIDAIERATDHVMITTAYFIPDREVLAALIAAARRGVRVEVLIPEYSNHIMADWVARPCYGELLREGVSIWLYRHAMIHSKTMTVDGRWSTIGTANIDRLSMRGNYEVCLQFHSRELAERMEEIFANDLTTSRRLTIEEWEERSMLTRVGEVLLGPFEPLV, encoded by the coding sequence ATGGCCTTTTCACAGCGACGTCAACTCACCAGGCAGACGTGGTCGATCCTCAAGAAGGTGGGGATCGCGGTGGCGGCCGCGCAGGCGGCTGCGATTGTCACGGTGCACGCGATCGACCGGATGCGCACGGCCCGCATCCCCGGCGGCGTGCACGGTTTCCCCGCGCTTCCCCCCGCGGACACGAGGATCGGTCAGACCGTGGCGCGCACGTACACGGAGGGAACCTCCCTGTACGAGGACATGCTGGAGGCCATCGCGGGGGCGCAGCATCACATTTACTTCGAGACCTTCATCTGGCGCTCGGACCGGTGGGGGCAGCGCTTCAAGGATGCCCTCATTGACGCGGCGGCACGCGGGGTAGAGGTCTTTTGCGTGTGGGATGGCTTCGGGGTTTTGAACCAGGATCGTGCGTTTTATCGTTTCCCGCGGATGAGGCACTTGCACGTGCGTCGCTTCCCGACGTTGCGTTCGGGCTTGTTCACGCTCAACATTCGCCGCACCGGCCAGGACCACCGCAAGATCCTGGTGGTGGACGGCGAGGTCGGCTTCGTGGGGGGCTACAACATCGGTGATCCTTTCGCCAACGAGTGGCGCGACACGCACGTTCGGATCAGCGGCGAGGCGGTGTGGGAGCTGGAGAACGGGTTCGTCGACTTCTGGAATCACTTCCGTCCCGCGACGTGCCCGGCGTTGCCCGACCAGGGGGCCAGGGCGTGGAGCGCCGAGGTGACCGCCCACTTCAATCTTCCCCACAACCTGCTCTACCCGATTCGCGGCATGTACATTGACGCGATCGAGCGGGCGACCGACCACGTGATGATCACGACCGCGTACTTCATCCCGGACCGCGAGGTGTTGGCTGCCCTGATCGCGGCGGCTCGGCGGGGCGTGCGCGTGGAAGTCCTGATCCCCGAGTATTCGAACCACATCATGGCGGACTGGGTAGCGCGGCCCTGCTACGGCGAGCTCCTGCGCGAGGGCGTGAGCATCTGGCTCTACCGCCACGCGATGATCCACTCCAAGACGATGACGGTGGACGGGCGCTGGTCCACGATCGGCACGGCGAACATCGATCGTCTGTCCATGCGCGGCAACTACGAGGTGTGCCTGCAGTTCCACTCGCGCGAGCTGGCCGAACGCATGGAGGAGATCTTCGCCAACGACCTGACGACCTCCCGCCGCCTGACGATCGAGGAGTGGGAGGAGCGCTCGATGCTCACCCGCGTCGGCGAGGTGCTGCTGGGCCCCTTCGAGCCGCTCGTGTAG